In Nocardioides jishulii, the DNA window TGCGTGAACATCGTGTGAGAACACTCGACGTGGTGCCACGTGCCCCTCCACGCTGTGGCACAGGACCTGACCCTTCTCGGCGGGCCCGGACCGACTCGCCTCCCCGGAGGAACCATGACCGACCCCATCCCCACGCCCGTTCGATCCGTGGGCAACGCCTTCTCGCTCGGTGTCGACGGCAACGTCGCGGGCGACCCGATGCACGGCCTGCTCGCCGCCCAGCTGCGCTACGTGGCCCGCCTGGCCTCGGGCATGGGGGAGACGCTCGGCCTGGGCCGACTCGTCTCCGTCTCCACCACCGGCACCTGCGCGGTCTCGGCGCAGATCGGCTGGGACGTCGGCGGCGACTGCATCCTGCGTGGCCACGTCTTCCCGCCACTGGCGCCACCCCTGCACCCGCCGGCCTTCGGACTGGTCGCCGACGGCGCCTCCCCCGACGAGGCCGCGCTCGCCTGCCTGGCCCTGGCCCACGAGGTGCCCGGGCTGGAGTGGGGCGTGCTCGTGCGCCGGGACCGCAGCGTCATGGCGAGCGTCGGTGAGCCGCACCTCGACGCGATGCCGGAGGTGGGCGTACGCAGCCTCGGCGTGCTGGCCGGACTCGACGAGCGCTACCGCGAGACCTGCGTGTGGTTCGGCTTCGAGCACCGCACCGTCGTCGTCTCCCCGATGGACCACGGCTGCGTGGTGCTGTGCGTGACGCAGGCGGACACCACCGCCCTGGTCGACGACCTCATGCGGGTGCGGGCGACCCTCCGCCCCATCGACCTCGACCGGGTCACGCCACTGGCCGCCCCCTTCCGTCCCGCCGAGGCCGAGGAGGTGCTCGACGAGGCAGAGGAACCGATCGACGACGACTGGGCCTGGGAACCGGACGTCGCTCCGCTCACCGGGGCACGTTTCGCGGGAGCCGTCTTCTCCGAACGCCCCCGCAAGCCCCGGGAGGGCCGCTGGTTCCGGCGTTCACAGGCGTCGTGAGGTCATGACGGTCCCCGGGTGGTCGGTGGGAGGCAACCCGGGGACCGGCGTGACTGGGGACCTCAGGAATGGGGAGCTCAGGACTGGGTGGCTCAGGGCTGGGCGGCCTGGGCGTGGAGCTGCCCGGCGACCTGCTCGATCTGCCTCACCGCGTCGATGAAGGCCTGCTCACCGATGACGGTGTCGCCTCCCCCCTGGAGGATCGCGATCGCCGACTGGAGCGCGCTGCCGATCACCGAGACGACCACGATCGCCTCGTTCAGCAGCGGGATGTCGGCGAGGAGGCGACGTGAGGGGTCGGCGTCGAGCCAGACGTACAGCAGTCCGGTCAGGTCGGTCGACAGCGCGACGTAGGGGGCCAGCAGCATCGCCGCGGTGTCAGGCTGCTCCATGCCGAGCCGCGAGCGTCCGGCCGCCACCTCGGCGTTGACCGTCGCCTGGCCCACGGAGCGCAGCGCGACCTGGTAGATGGCCCGCAGGACCGACGCCTCGGCGCGCTCCTCCATGAGGGCCCAGGCCTCCTCGAAGGGGATCATCTTGAGCGGGCGGCCGAAGATCGCGGCCTCACGGTTGGGCATGTAGTTGAAGAAGGTGCTGCGCGAGATGTCGGCACCCTCGCAGATCTCGGGCACCGTCACGTTGGCGTGCCCCTTCTCGAGGGCAAGGCGGACTGCCGTCTGCTCAATCGCGTTTTCGGTGGCTCGCTTCTTGCGTGCGCGAAGCCCTTCAACCATGGTTCATCCCTCGCCCGAGTGCAGGTCCGCGTGGAACCTTACACAGGCACGTCGCCATGCCCATCGGGTGTCAGGCCGCCCACCGCGCCCTGCGTGAGGTCAGTGGTGGGGTCGCTCGACGAGCGCAG includes these proteins:
- a CDS encoding TetR/AcrR family transcriptional regulator — its product is MVEGLRARKKRATENAIEQTAVRLALEKGHANVTVPEICEGADISRSTFFNYMPNREAAIFGRPLKMIPFEEAWALMEERAEASVLRAIYQVALRSVGQATVNAEVAAGRSRLGMEQPDTAAMLLAPYVALSTDLTGLLYVWLDADPSRRLLADIPLLNEAIVVVSVIGSALQSAIAILQGGGDTVIGEQAFIDAVRQIEQVAGQLHAQAAQP